In Pseudoxanthobacter soli DSM 19599, a single window of DNA contains:
- a CDS encoding HugZ family protein — MTEDAFIPALAARTLIRNARHGSLATLATEDGTPYASLASVATLPDGTPVTLISTLALHTRNAAADARASLLVTDGTRIDPLAGARVTLLGHLRPVEEAGVELARRRFLARHPSAAGYATFKDFAFWRLDVERAHLVAGFGRINALAPADVLVDPALAGVFAENEAGAVAHMNEDHRDAIARYATVLLGLEAGDWTMTGADAYGIDMMTADGVRTARLDFPEPATAPNALHMTLVDLARKAKAQAAAA, encoded by the coding sequence ATGACGGAAGACGCCTTCATCCCGGCTCTCGCGGCGCGGACGCTGATTCGCAACGCGCGCCACGGCAGCCTGGCGACGTTGGCGACGGAGGACGGGACGCCCTATGCCTCGCTCGCTTCGGTCGCGACCCTGCCGGATGGAACGCCGGTCACGCTGATCTCGACGCTCGCCCTGCACACCCGCAACGCAGCCGCGGACGCCCGTGCCTCGCTGCTCGTCACCGACGGCACCCGAATCGATCCGCTCGCCGGCGCCCGCGTCACGCTGCTCGGGCACCTGCGTCCCGTCGAGGAGGCGGGGGTGGAACTGGCCCGTCGCCGCTTCCTCGCCCGCCATCCGTCCGCCGCCGGCTACGCCACCTTCAAGGACTTCGCCTTCTGGCGCCTCGATGTGGAGCGGGCGCATCTCGTCGCCGGCTTCGGGCGCATCAACGCCCTCGCGCCGGCCGATGTCCTCGTCGATCCCGCGCTCGCCGGCGTGTTCGCCGAGAACGAGGCCGGCGCCGTGGCGCACATGAACGAGGACCATCGCGACGCCATCGCGCGCTATGCGACGGTGCTGCTCGGCCTCGAGGCGGGCGACTGGACCATGACGGGCGCCGACGCCTACGGCATCGACATGATGACCGCCGACGGCGTGCGCACCGCGCGCCTCGACTTCCCCGAGCCCGCGACCGCGCCGAACGCGCTGCACATGACGCTGGTCGATCTCGCCCGCAAGGCGAAGGCGCAGGCCGCGGCGGCGTGA
- a CDS encoding DUF2934 domain-containing protein: MTKNAIDEDQVRAIAHAIWIEEGMPDGRSEAHWFLAVERFTADAAKPAKAPRAAKPAAAEKPAAKTPAAKKPAARAKASPAATPALTAPEAPAAAEPVKAEPEAVAAKTPEPAVTKAPAKTRRTAKPKA; the protein is encoded by the coding sequence ATGACCAAGAACGCCATCGATGAGGACCAGGTCCGGGCGATCGCACACGCGATCTGGATCGAGGAAGGCATGCCCGACGGCCGGTCGGAAGCGCACTGGTTCCTCGCGGTCGAGCGCTTCACCGCCGACGCGGCGAAGCCCGCCAAGGCGCCGCGCGCCGCGAAGCCGGCCGCCGCCGAGAAGCCCGCAGCGAAGACGCCCGCTGCCAAGAAGCCCGCTGCGCGCGCCAAGGCCTCCCCGGCCGCGACGCCGGCTCTGACGGCCCCCGAAGCGCCCGCCGCCGCCGAGCCTGTCAAGGCCGAGCCCGAAGCCGTCGCCGCCAAAACGCCGGAGCCCGCCGTGACGAAGGCGCCCGCCAAGACCCGCCGGACCGCCAAGCCGAAAGCCTGA
- a CDS encoding ABC transporter substrate-binding protein, producing MPRLAAAAGVAALAFASLMATSPIAARADDLPLVAVTAIVEHPALDAARDGVRDALKDAGYEDGKTIRFVYESAQGNPATAVQIARKFVGENPAVIVPIATPSAQAVASATQDIPVVFTAVSDPVGAGLIESLGKPGANITGVSDFSPLGDQVALIKQITPNVKTVGIIYNPGEANSVALVSAFKGVAEDAGLKVVESTANNSSSVQQAARALVGKVDAIYVPTDNTVVSALESAVQVAQEAQIPLYAGDTDSVPRGAIAAVGFNYYDVGRQTGEMVVEVLGGQKPSKIPAIVAKGTNLVVNPGAAEKYGVTIPADVVAKATKVVQ from the coding sequence ATGCCGCGCCTCGCCGCTGCGGCCGGCGTCGCGGCGCTCGCCTTTGCGTCCCTGATGGCGACGTCGCCGATCGCGGCCCGCGCCGACGACCTGCCGCTGGTCGCCGTGACGGCCATCGTCGAGCACCCGGCTCTCGATGCCGCCCGTGACGGCGTGCGCGATGCGCTGAAGGATGCCGGCTACGAGGACGGCAAGACGATCCGCTTCGTCTACGAATCCGCCCAGGGCAACCCGGCGACCGCCGTGCAGATCGCCCGCAAGTTCGTCGGGGAGAACCCGGCGGTGATCGTGCCGATCGCGACGCCCTCCGCCCAGGCCGTCGCGAGCGCGACGCAGGACATTCCGGTCGTGTTCACGGCGGTGTCCGATCCCGTCGGCGCCGGGCTGATCGAGAGCCTCGGCAAGCCGGGCGCCAACATCACCGGCGTCTCGGACTTCTCGCCGCTCGGCGATCAGGTCGCGCTCATCAAGCAGATCACGCCGAACGTGAAGACGGTCGGCATCATCTACAATCCCGGCGAGGCCAATTCGGTCGCGCTGGTCTCGGCCTTCAAGGGCGTGGCGGAGGATGCGGGGCTGAAGGTGGTGGAATCGACGGCCAACAACTCCTCGTCCGTGCAGCAGGCCGCCCGCGCCCTCGTCGGCAAGGTCGACGCCATCTACGTCCCGACCGACAACACCGTGGTCTCCGCGCTTGAATCGGCCGTGCAGGTCGCCCAGGAAGCGCAGATCCCGCTCTATGCCGGCGACACCGATTCCGTGCCGCGCGGCGCCATCGCCGCCGTCGGCTTCAACTATTACGATGTCGGCCGCCAGACCGGCGAGATGGTGGTGGAAGTGCTCGGCGGGCAGAAGCCCAGCAAGATCCCCGCGATCGTCGCCAAGGGCACCAATCTCGTGGTCAATCCCGGCGCCGCCGAGAAGTACGGCGTGACCATTCCGGCCGACGTCGTCGCCAAGGCGACCAAGGTGGTGCAGTAA